One Globicephala melas chromosome 4, mGloMel1.2, whole genome shotgun sequence genomic window carries:
- the GMNC gene encoding geminin coiled-coil domain-containing protein 1 — protein sequence MNTVLPCQDQYFVGGQSYNCPYSGTTSESSVDVSTETWVSFWAAGLLDNREPQQAPQAQESSSDSNFPVLNSCSWEEAQLSSQLYRNKQLQDTLVQKEEELARLHEENNHLRQYLNSALVKCLEEKAKKLLSSDGFSKARGKFRKGKRKPKEQRYFPPEIPHHKNAKRNLSSEFANCEQPGPPVDPWVLQTLGLKDLNTIDDTSSANYSALSSHPRRTTSTFPQFLNDAVDYPGASGEDLPIDYGGDRTTPSHSTASHREDFHFLSQLSNPPGGLQTLPYYTSDVSPNKTEMAFSTSLSPHCNVKTHSFHQGQAFVRRDEEGGWKFTWVPKQS from the exons ATG AACACCGTTCTGCCTTGCCAAGACCAGTACTTTGTAGGAGGCCAGAGCTATAATTGCCCGTATTCCGGTACAACGTCAGAATCTAGTGTTGACGTTTCCACGGAGACTTGGGTCTCTTTCTGGGCTGCTGGTCTCCTGGACAACAGAGAGCCCCAACAAGCACCACAGGCACAGG AATCATCCAGTGACTCGAATTTCCCTGTTCTTAATTCGTGTTCATGGGAAGAGGCTCAGCTTTCCTCTCAGCTCTACAGAAACAAGCAG CTCCAAGATACTCTggtgcagaaggaagaagaactcGCTAGGTTACATGAAGAGAATAATCATCTCAGACAATACCTGAATTCTGCTTTAGTTAAATGTCTTGAGGAAAAAGCCAAG AAATTGCTGTCATCAGATGGGTTCTCCAAAGCACGTGGAAAATtcagaaaggggaagaggaaaccCAAAGAGCAAAGATATTTTCCTCCTGAGATTCCCCATCATAAAAATGCCAAAAGAAACCTCTCTAGTGAATTTGCTAACTGTGAacaacctgggccccctgtggATCCCTGGGTTCTTCAAACACTGGGGTTGAAAGACCTCAACACCATTGATGACACCTCATCAGCTAACTACAGTGCCCTGTCATCTCATCCCAGACGGACCACAAGCACATTTCCCCAGTTTCTGAATGATGCAGTTGATTATCCCGGTGCCTCCGGGGAAGATCTGCCAATTGACTATGGAGGTGACAGAACAACCCCCTCACACAGCACTGCCAGCCACAGGGAAGATTTTCACTTCCTTTCTCAACTTTCAAATCCCCCAGGAGGACTACAAACTCTTCCTTACTATACTTCTGATGTGTCACCCAATAAGACAGAGATGGCCTTTTCCACATCCCTGAGCCCTCACTGTAATGTGAAAACTCACTCCTTCCACCAGGGACAAGCCTTTGTTCGTCGAGATGAAGAGGGAGGCTGGAAGTTTACCTGGGTCCCTAAGCAGTCTTAG